Part of the Brassica oleracea var. oleracea cultivar TO1000 chromosome C8, BOL, whole genome shotgun sequence genome is shown below.
ACCCAACCCCTAAAGCACAATCCCTAAAACCCAAACTCTTTTCCATCAAACTTTATACCCATACAACAACTACAATTCAAACCCTTCATACATTCATATATTTTACATAATATAATTTTTCAAACAATCTCACAACATATTTTACAAACTTTATAACATATTTTACAACCTTACAACATATTTTACAAACCTTATAACATATTTTACAACCTTAAGCATATATTTGACTACTCTGAATCACCGTCTGATTGTACCTCAACATCTGATACATATTCATCGTTTGGAGGATTCACCGGGGCAAGATCATAATCAGAAACTCAACAACATGTGTTTCCACCCATGAACTTTCTGCAACTTGGTCACGTCTATCATCCTGCCACGCAGTTAAAGCAATTTCGGACGTTTCTCGGATTCCTCGAGGAATAATTTTTGCGCATGCCCACCAATCATCGGCAGAATGTCGACGTACCCGTGGATAAGAAATAAAACATGCTTGATCACAATTACCTGGTCATGATACAATAACATCTAAGTTTAAAATTATGGCCTTTCATCAAACATTAAATCTCAAGCACATATATATTTCACTTACCAGGTAATACAAAAGGATCATATTTTGCATATTGTCTTCGTGGTGAGACATCAACAAGACCAGATGGATGTATTCTCATACCGCGATTTTCCGTGGTGTCAAACCACGAACATTTAAAAATCATGACCTTCAAGCCAACATCACCATGATACTCCACCATCATAATCTCCTGTATGAGGCCATAGTAGTCTGTTTCATTGGTTCCAGGAACACAAACACCATAATGTTGAGTTTTTCTATTTTGACCGTGGTTATGTGTGTGGAAAGTGTATCCCCGGGTGTGATATATTGGCCAAGACCTATAATTGCGCCTAGGACCTTGTACAAAATCCAACATCCACATAGGAAATGTGTAAAACTGAGTCGCATCGTTAATCTGCAATATAATAACATTGTTATAAATTACATCATAAAATAAATAAATTGTGGAACTTGATAATAATAAAACAAAAACTCACATAGTCTTTGCACCACTCTGCAAAGTTGGTGTCTTTCGCTTTTTGCATTGCAACTGGAGTAATATCAGGAATACTCCGTGTCATATATTCTTCAAACATCCTGCACACATTTAAAATATTAATTATGTAACTAGAAATATGTATTTATATTATATTTTCATAATATTAAGGTACCTTTCATATGGAGCAAATGTTTCACAGTTGAGCATCATAAATGTCTGAAGAACGGTGTTATCTTTATCATTTAACCAACCAGTTGAGCATTGACCACTGATTCTCCCTTCGTGGTAAAACAAANNNNNNNNNNNNNNNNNNNNNNNNNNNNNNNNNNNNNNNNNNNNNNNNNNNNNNNNNNNNNNNNNNNNNNNNNNNNNNNNNNNNNNNNNNNNNNNNNNNNNNNNNNNNNNNNNNNNNNNNNNNNNNNNNNNNNNNNNNNNNNNNNNNNNNNNNNNNNNNNNNNNNNNNNNNNNNNNNNNNNNNNNNNNNNNNNNNNNNNNNNNNNNNNNNNNNNNNNNNNNNNNNNNNNNNNNNNNNNNNNNNNNNNNNNNNNNNNNNNNNNNNNNNNNNNNNNNNNNNNNNNNNNNNNNNNNNNNNNNNNNNNNNNNNNNNNNNNNNNNNNNNNNNNNNNNNNNNNNNNNNNNNNNNNNNNNNNNNNNNNNNNNNNNNNNNNNNNNNNNNNNNNNNNNNNNNNNNNNNNNNNNNNNNNNNNNNNNNNNNNNNNNNNNNNNNNNNNNNNCTTCTGTGGCAATCAAACCAACTATGTTTTTGTCCATTACGTAACCAGAACGCACCTGTCTCATCTTGACAATATGGACACGATAGCCGACCATGTGTCGTCCAACCTGAAAGCATCCCATACGCTGGAAAATCGCTTATCGTCCACATCAACACTGCTCGCATTATGAATCTTTCTTTCCTTGAAATATCATATGCCTCCACACCATCTTTCCATAAACTCTGTAACTCTTCAATCAGCGGCTGAAGGTAAATATCTAAGCTTTTTCTTGGATGTTTGGGTCCGGGAATTAGCACCGAAAGGTATAAGAATTCTCTTTTCATACACATTCCCGGAGGCAAATTGTATGGAGTTACAATAACTGGCCAAAGGGAATGTGCTTCGCCATTCATACCAATCGGATTAAACCCATCCGTTGATAAGCATAGATAAATGTTCCGGCTTTCAGCAGCAAATCCAGGATATAACTCACTGAAGTGTTTCCACGCTATGGCATCAGATGGATGATGTATTTCTCCTTCCGGAGTTACATGTTCCTTATGCCACCGCATATTGGAAGCTGTCGCCTCAAGTTGGTATAGACGTTTCAGACGATCTGCTATTGGGAGGTAAAACATTCTCTTTTTCGGTTTGTTTTTACCTTTTCCGTTCTTCGGGTAGTAGTGATCTTCTCCACAAAACCGACAACTGACCAACTTCGCATCGTCTCCCTTCCAAAATAACATACAGTTCTTCACACATACGACAATCTTCTGTAAG
Proteins encoded:
- the LOC106309096 gene encoding uncharacterized protein LOC106309096, which gives rise to MMLNCETFAPYERMFEEYMTRSIPDITPVAMQKAKDTNFAEWCKDYINDATQFYTFPMWMLDFVQGPRRNYRSWPIYHTRGYTFHTHNHGQNRKTQHYGVCVPGTNETDYYGLIQEIMMVEYHGDVGLKVMIFKCSWFDTTENRGMRIHPSGLVDVSPRRQYAKYDPFVLPGNCDQACFISYPRVRRHSADDWWACAKIIPRGIRETSEIALTAWQDDRRDQVAESSWVETHMNSTRAPGTQAASPPMPPGATGPAVYHAGSPPMPLGATGAAPNHAGSPSMPPGATGAAPNHAASSSRSNSYPQMTLNAMLNSPARLSQPHLHPDKLNGAL